A DNA window from Clavibacter sepedonicus contains the following coding sequences:
- a CDS encoding dolichyl-phosphate-mannose--protein mannosyltransferase, with protein MPDSPHRPTEHGADGTAADIAADPTPDHSDAHDATPTRVARRADERAVTARGSRLDDLWARLVSTPARRRAWHWGGPIAITLLAAVLRIQSLGPPATLVFDETFYVKDAWTLLHLGYEGSWPTDPNPDFIAGQTDGYLQAPAFVAHPPLGKWIIALGLAVFGAADPVGWRIATAVVGTLAVVLLMLIARRLTGSAVVATMAGFLFAIDGHAIVMSRVALLDTHVMFFGLLGFGAILLDRTWHERRFERLLALRRDARPEGAPPLEFGPIVLWRPWLIAAGLAFGATSSVKWSGIFFLAGFGLYVVLTDMLLRRRHGLAAWFTAGAAVQGPVSFLLLVPAAIAAFLASYAGWFATSNGYFRNWAAEGANAWQGGLAWVPLSIQSLWHYLAQQYSFNVGLDVSHPYRADPRLWLLLYRPTQFYYEGYGYGESGCTIDACSASITSIANPIIWWLSVAAMLYLVYRLAARREWRVGLVLMGMVVGYLPWLLYVNRTVFQFYSIAFEPYLILCLAMVLGMILSDRGDARPRRTRGIVIVAAVLVVCALVSAFFYPLWTGQLVPTWFWRLHAWIPSGWI; from the coding sequence GTGCCCGACTCGCCCCACCGCCCCACCGAGCACGGCGCTGACGGCACGGCGGCGGACATCGCGGCGGATCCCACGCCCGACCACTCCGACGCCCACGACGCGACCCCGACCCGCGTCGCCCGCCGCGCGGACGAGCGCGCGGTCACCGCCCGCGGATCCCGCCTCGACGACCTCTGGGCGCGCCTCGTCTCCACCCCCGCGCGCCGCCGCGCGTGGCACTGGGGCGGCCCGATCGCCATCACGCTGCTCGCCGCGGTCCTCCGCATCCAGAGCCTCGGCCCCCCCGCCACGCTCGTGTTCGACGAGACCTTCTACGTGAAGGACGCGTGGACCCTCCTCCACCTGGGCTACGAGGGGTCGTGGCCCACGGATCCGAACCCCGACTTCATCGCCGGCCAGACCGACGGCTACCTGCAGGCGCCCGCGTTCGTGGCGCACCCGCCGCTCGGCAAGTGGATCATCGCGCTCGGCCTCGCGGTCTTCGGCGCGGCGGATCCCGTGGGCTGGCGCATCGCGACGGCCGTCGTCGGCACGCTCGCGGTCGTCCTCCTCATGCTCATCGCCCGCCGCCTCACGGGTTCCGCGGTCGTCGCGACGATGGCCGGGTTCCTGTTCGCGATCGACGGCCACGCCATCGTGATGAGCCGCGTCGCGCTCCTCGACACGCACGTCATGTTCTTCGGCCTGCTCGGCTTCGGCGCGATCCTCCTCGACCGCACCTGGCACGAGCGCCGGTTCGAGCGCCTCCTCGCCCTGCGCCGCGACGCCCGGCCCGAGGGCGCGCCCCCGCTGGAGTTCGGCCCGATCGTGCTGTGGCGCCCGTGGCTCATCGCCGCCGGCCTCGCGTTCGGCGCGACCTCCTCCGTGAAGTGGTCCGGCATCTTCTTCCTCGCGGGCTTCGGCCTCTACGTGGTGCTCACCGACATGCTGCTGCGCCGCCGCCACGGGCTCGCCGCCTGGTTCACGGCGGGCGCGGCCGTGCAGGGTCCGGTCTCGTTCCTCCTCCTCGTGCCGGCCGCGATCGCCGCCTTCCTCGCCTCCTACGCGGGGTGGTTCGCCACCTCGAACGGCTACTTCCGCAACTGGGCGGCCGAGGGCGCGAACGCGTGGCAGGGCGGGCTCGCGTGGGTGCCCCTGTCGATCCAGAGCCTCTGGCACTACCTCGCGCAGCAGTACTCGTTCAACGTGGGGCTCGACGTCTCGCACCCGTACCGGGCGGATCCGCGCCTCTGGCTGCTGCTCTACCGGCCGACGCAGTTCTACTACGAGGGCTACGGCTACGGCGAGTCGGGCTGCACGATCGACGCGTGCTCGGCGTCCATCACGTCGATCGCGAACCCCATCATCTGGTGGCTCTCCGTCGCCGCGATGCTCTACCTCGTGTACCGGCTCGCCGCCCGCCGCGAGTGGCGCGTGGGGCTCGTGCTCATGGGCATGGTCGTCGGGTACCTGCCGTGGCTGCTCTACGTCAACCGCACGGTGTTCCAGTTCTACTCGATCGCCTTCGAGCCGTACCTCATCCTGTGCCTCGCGATGGTGCTCGGCATGATCCTGAGCGACCGCGGCGATGCCCGTCCGCGGCGCACGCGCGGCATCGTGATCGTGGCCGCGGTCCTCGTCGTGTGCGCGCTCGTCAGCGCGTTCTTCTACCCGCTCTGGACCGGGCAGCTCGTGCCCACCTGGTTCTGGCGGCTGCACGCGTGGATCCCCTCGGGCTGGATCTGA
- a CDS encoding YeiH family protein, with the protein MPATATRLHPALPGLGAAAAAALVAWAVHALVPAIPLLTIAVALGIVAAQIPAARPALTGALKPGLTLASKRLMRIGVVLLGLQLGLSDIVGLGWRAVLLVVAVVVLSFAGTYAIARALRMPGQQPLLLATGFSICGASAIGAMAGVTRAKAADQGAPVALVTLCGTLAIAVLPPLAGPLGLDDVTFGHWVGAGVHDVGQVVATAQIAGSAALTIAIAVKLTRVLLLAPVVAVAGVVMRRRDGRVEGAARPPIVPLFVLGFLAAVLVRTFVPLPVGVLDAAQVLQTALLAIALVALGSAVRLRELVGQGGSALAAGLLSWALIAGLALAAVRLS; encoded by the coding sequence ATGCCCGCCACCGCCACCCGTCTGCACCCCGCGCTCCCCGGCCTCGGCGCCGCGGCGGCCGCGGCGCTCGTCGCGTGGGCCGTGCACGCGCTCGTCCCGGCGATCCCGCTGCTCACGATCGCGGTCGCGCTCGGCATCGTCGCGGCGCAGATCCCCGCCGCCCGACCCGCGCTCACCGGTGCGCTCAAGCCCGGCCTCACGCTCGCGTCGAAGCGGCTGATGCGGATCGGCGTGGTGCTCCTCGGCCTGCAGCTCGGCCTCTCCGACATCGTCGGGCTCGGCTGGCGGGCCGTGCTGCTCGTAGTTGCCGTCGTGGTCCTGTCGTTCGCGGGCACCTACGCGATCGCCCGCGCGCTCCGGATGCCCGGCCAGCAGCCGCTCCTCCTCGCCACCGGCTTCTCGATCTGCGGCGCGAGCGCCATCGGCGCCATGGCCGGCGTCACGCGCGCGAAGGCCGCGGACCAGGGCGCGCCCGTCGCGCTCGTCACCCTCTGCGGCACCCTCGCGATCGCCGTGCTGCCGCCGCTCGCCGGCCCGCTCGGCCTCGACGACGTCACCTTCGGGCACTGGGTCGGCGCGGGCGTGCACGACGTCGGGCAGGTCGTCGCGACCGCCCAGATCGCCGGATCCGCCGCCCTCACCATCGCGATCGCCGTGAAGCTCACGCGCGTGCTGCTGCTCGCGCCCGTGGTCGCCGTGGCGGGCGTCGTGATGCGCCGCCGGGACGGTCGGGTCGAGGGCGCCGCGCGTCCGCCGATCGTGCCGCTGTTCGTGCTCGGCTTCCTCGCCGCCGTGCTGGTGCGCACCTTCGTGCCGCTGCCTGTCGGCGTGCTCGACGCAGCCCAGGTCCTTCAGACGGCGCTCCTCGCGATCGCGCTCGTGGCGCTCGGATCCGCGGTGCGCCTCCGCGAGCTCGTGGGCCAGGGCGGATCCGCGCTCGCCGCAGGCCTCCTCTCCTGGGCGCTCATCGCGGGCCTCGCGCTCGCGGCCGTGCGCCTCAGCTGA
- a CDS encoding VOC family protein encodes MDFTSIRIITDDVDRLACFYEAVLGVAAVRPAPVFAELRTGGGAVAIGSRATVATLGEATTQPASNRSVILEFLVDDVDEEFARLRGSLEDVVLEPTTMPWGNRSVLFRDPDGNLVNLFTRPD; translated from the coding sequence ATGGACTTCACATCGATCAGGATCATCACGGACGACGTCGACCGGCTCGCGTGCTTCTACGAGGCGGTGCTGGGTGTCGCAGCCGTGCGACCGGCGCCCGTGTTCGCGGAGCTGAGGACCGGAGGCGGTGCCGTCGCGATCGGCAGCCGAGCCACCGTCGCCACGCTCGGGGAGGCCACGACGCAGCCGGCCAGCAACCGCTCGGTCATCCTCGAGTTCCTCGTCGACGACGTGGATGAGGAGTTCGCCAGGCTCCGCGGCTCGCTGGAGGACGTCGTGCTGGAGCCGACGACGATGCCGTGGGGCAACCGGTCGGTGCTGTTCCGCGATCCCGACGGCAACCTCGTCAACCTGTTCACGCGACCGGACTGA
- a CDS encoding helix-turn-helix transcriptional regulator, with translation MTRTDRLYALVEELRRVAPRPRSARQLAERFEVSSRTIERDLSALQQAGVPIWAEPGRTGGYCIDAAHTLAPLGFTVEEGLAVTIGLAMLREGPFAPAAATALQKVLAVTEGRRAEETTGLATRIHLLDDGRTDTFPTGFADALRRREVLRIRYRDRRDVETTRDVEPLGYVHRDRSWYLIGWCRTRDGVRAFRADRIVTADPTGERPPRRELRAEDLEIPHGDLRPVYASEGSS, from the coding sequence GTGACCCGCACCGATCGCCTGTACGCCCTCGTGGAGGAGCTGCGTCGTGTGGCGCCGCGTCCTCGGAGCGCGCGTCAGCTCGCGGAGCGGTTCGAGGTGAGCTCGCGGACGATCGAGCGGGATCTGTCGGCGCTGCAGCAGGCAGGTGTCCCGATCTGGGCGGAGCCCGGACGGACGGGCGGGTACTGCATCGATGCGGCGCACACACTGGCTCCCCTGGGGTTCACGGTGGAGGAGGGGCTCGCGGTGACGATCGGGCTCGCGATGCTGCGTGAGGGTCCGTTCGCACCGGCCGCGGCCACGGCCCTGCAGAAGGTCCTCGCCGTCACCGAGGGGCGCAGGGCGGAGGAGACGACCGGCCTCGCGACGCGGATCCACCTGCTGGACGACGGGCGCACCGACACGTTCCCGACCGGCTTCGCGGATGCGCTCCGGAGGCGCGAGGTGCTGCGGATCCGCTATCGCGACCGGCGTGACGTCGAGACGACGCGGGATGTCGAGCCGCTCGGGTACGTGCACCGCGACCGGAGCTGGTACCTCATCGGCTGGTGCCGGACGCGGGACGGGGTACGGGCGTTCCGCGCGGACCGCATCGTGACGGCGGACCCGACGGGGGAGCGTCCGCCACGACGCGAGCTCCGCGCGGAGGACCTCGAGATCCCGCACGGGGACCTTCGCCCCGTCTACGCGAGCGAGGGATCCTCGTAA
- a CDS encoding CoA-binding protein, protein MPPEKTGSAPHPAADAADLAPLDPAEEAADRAAGDAAEAQAADADASVPAEPVADPDADGTQTTQLQNGLTCAIPRSSPLAALLRSERTWTGPSAKERQAILRRAKSVAIVGASPNPARSSYFVGTYLQQSSDYRVYFVNPNATEILGHTAYPDLTSLPEVPDIVDVFRKASDIPSVVDDVVAIGAPVIWVQLGIWNQEAAVDAEARGLTVVMDRCIKVEHARFHGGLHLLGFDTGVISSRKAAV, encoded by the coding sequence GTGCCGCCCGAGAAGACCGGATCCGCTCCCCACCCGGCCGCGGACGCCGCCGACCTCGCACCGCTCGACCCCGCCGAGGAGGCCGCGGACCGCGCGGCCGGCGACGCGGCCGAGGCGCAGGCAGCCGACGCCGACGCATCCGTTCCCGCCGAGCCGGTCGCCGACCCCGACGCCGACGGCACCCAGACCACCCAGCTCCAGAACGGCCTCACCTGCGCGATCCCCCGTTCGAGCCCGCTCGCCGCGCTCCTCCGCTCCGAGCGCACGTGGACGGGCCCGAGCGCGAAGGAGCGCCAGGCGATCCTCCGCCGCGCGAAGAGCGTCGCCATCGTCGGCGCCTCGCCGAACCCGGCCCGCTCCAGCTACTTCGTCGGCACCTACCTCCAGCAGTCGAGCGACTACCGCGTGTACTTCGTGAACCCGAACGCCACCGAGATCCTCGGGCACACGGCGTACCCCGACCTCACGTCGCTGCCCGAGGTGCCCGACATCGTCGACGTGTTCCGGAAGGCCAGCGACATCCCGTCCGTCGTGGACGACGTGGTCGCGATCGGCGCGCCCGTCATCTGGGTGCAGCTCGGCATCTGGAACCAGGAGGCGGCGGTGGACGCCGAGGCCCGCGGCCTCACGGTCGTCATGGACCGCTGCATCAAGGTCGAGCACGCCCGCTTCCACGGCGGCCTGCACCTGCTCGGCTTCGACACGGGCGTCATCAGCTCGCGCAAGGCCGCGGTCTAG
- a CDS encoding IS481-like element IS1121 family transposase, which translates to MSHGNARLTVHGRVLLVRRVVEDRRPVAHVARELGVSRQCAHRWVNRFRAEGLRGLTDRSSRPRSVPRRTSPERERAVLEARAQLRAGPARLAPVTGVPSRTISRILRRHGAPPLAWLDPVTGAVIRASRSTAHRYEHEHPGDLIHVDVKKLGRIPDGGGWRVHGRSEQVRGRGIGFDYVHAAVDDHTRLAYAEIHPDEKGATAAGFLTRAAAYFAGRGITRIERVITDNAFAYRHSTVFKNAVQDLGARQKFIRPHCPWQNGKVERFNRTLATEWAYRQPFTGNQHRADALDPFIEHYNTERIHSSHGLTPAARVSPTS; encoded by the coding sequence ATGTCCCACGGTAATGCTCGTCTGACGGTTCACGGGAGGGTTCTCCTCGTGCGGCGGGTGGTGGAGGATCGTCGGCCGGTCGCGCACGTCGCGCGGGAGCTGGGGGTGTCGCGGCAGTGCGCGCATCGATGGGTGAACCGGTTCCGTGCCGAGGGGCTGCGAGGGCTGACGGATCGGTCATCGCGGCCCCGGTCAGTACCGAGGCGAACGAGCCCGGAGCGGGAACGGGCCGTGCTGGAAGCGCGGGCCCAGTTGCGGGCGGGTCCTGCGCGGCTGGCGCCGGTGACAGGTGTTCCATCCCGTACGATCTCCCGCATCCTGCGCCGGCACGGGGCGCCGCCGTTGGCATGGTTGGACCCCGTCACCGGGGCCGTGATCCGGGCATCCCGGTCAACGGCGCACCGGTATGAGCACGAGCATCCGGGTGATCTGATCCACGTGGACGTGAAGAAGCTCGGGAGGATCCCGGACGGAGGCGGCTGGCGGGTCCACGGGCGCAGCGAGCAGGTCCGCGGCCGCGGGATCGGGTTCGATTACGTCCATGCCGCGGTCGATGACCACACCCGTCTCGCCTACGCGGAGATCCATCCCGATGAGAAAGGCGCGACCGCGGCCGGGTTCCTGACCCGCGCAGCGGCGTACTTCGCCGGGCGCGGGATCACCCGGATCGAGCGGGTCATCACGGACAACGCGTTCGCCTACCGGCACTCGACCGTGTTCAAGAACGCCGTCCAGGACCTGGGCGCGCGGCAGAAGTTCATCCGCCCGCACTGCCCCTGGCAGAACGGCAAGGTCGAGCGCTTCAACCGGACCCTCGCGACCGAGTGGGCCTACCGGCAACCCTTCACCGGCAACCAACACCGGGCCGACGCGCTTGACCCCTTCATCGAGCACTACAACACTGAACGAATCCACTCAAGCCACGGGCTCACGCCCGCGGCCCGAGTGTCACCAACGTCATGA
- a CDS encoding DUF427 domain-containing protein — MRIPPARRPREIPGDGQESVWDYPRPPRVDPSGERVVIELGGRVVADSRSAVRVLETSHPPVYYLPSADFAAGVLSSAAGRSWCEYKGEASYLTITAGGVTADRAAWWYPSPTRGFEVLADRIAVYPSRMDRITVDGVVVEAQEGDFYGGWITPRVVGPFKGAPGTLGW; from the coding sequence ATGCGCATCCCCCCGGCCCGACGTCCCCGCGAGATCCCCGGCGACGGGCAAGAGTCGGTGTGGGACTACCCGCGTCCGCCGCGGGTGGATCCGAGCGGCGAGCGCGTCGTGATCGAGCTCGGCGGCCGCGTCGTCGCCGACAGCCGATCCGCGGTGCGGGTGCTCGAGACCAGCCACCCGCCCGTCTACTACCTGCCCTCCGCCGACTTCGCCGCCGGGGTCCTCTCGTCCGCGGCCGGCCGGTCGTGGTGCGAGTACAAGGGGGAGGCGTCGTACCTCACCATCACCGCGGGCGGGGTCACGGCCGACCGTGCTGCGTGGTGGTACCCGTCGCCCACGCGCGGCTTCGAGGTGCTCGCCGACAGGATCGCCGTGTACCCCTCGCGGATGGACCGCATCACGGTCGACGGCGTCGTGGTCGAGGCGCAGGAGGGCGACTTCTACGGCGGCTGGATCACGCCGCGCGTGGTCGGCCCGTTCAAGGGCGCGCCGGGCACGCTCGGCTGGTGA
- a CDS encoding GlsB/YeaQ/YmgE family stress response membrane protein: MGIIGFLVLGLIAGALAKLILPGKQGGGIIVTLILGVVGAFLGGFIGSALFNKGVDSFDLGSLALAIVGAIIVLLVYGAIVGRKKA; encoded by the coding sequence ATGGGCATCATCGGTTTTCTGGTTCTGGGTCTGATCGCCGGAGCGCTCGCCAAGCTGATCCTCCCGGGCAAGCAGGGTGGCGGAATCATCGTCACGCTGATCCTGGGCGTCGTCGGGGCCTTCCTCGGTGGCTTCATCGGCAGCGCGCTCTTCAACAAGGGCGTCGACAGCTTCGACCTCGGGTCGCTCGCGCTCGCCATCGTCGGCGCGATCATCGTCCTGCTGGTCTACGGCGCGATCGTCGGTCGCAAGAAGGCCTAG
- a CDS encoding L-serine ammonia-lyase — protein sequence MTAYVSALDLFSIGIGPSSSHTVGPMRAALLFAEECQASPRFTEIARVTVRLYGSLGATGLGHGTPDAVVAGLAGLAPETCDPDEVRGRWSGLGEGVDVPLAGIHPVRMVGRDLTFEPFTRLPRHPNAMHLAALDADGGTVLESTWFSVGGGFVLREDQAPSAVLPTGLPHSFSNADELIELAETTGRSIADVARDTEESIHGSRRAVAGLDAIWDAMAACVTAGLGGQGTLPGGLNVRRRAARVASQLASIDAEGTRDTSHEWLHAFALAVNEENASGGRVVTAPTNGAAGIIPAVGSYYLRFVPGADRDGIRDYLLTATAIGSLVKANASISGAEAGCQGEVGTACAMAAGALCAVLGGSPRQVENAAEIAMEHHLGLTCDPVGGLVQIPCIERNAIAASTAVNAARMALHGDGTHLVSLDTVIETMRQTGLDMSTKYKETSTGGLAVNVIEC from the coding sequence ATGACAGCGTACGTCTCGGCACTCGACCTCTTCTCCATCGGGATCGGGCCGTCGAGCTCGCACACCGTCGGCCCCATGCGCGCGGCGCTGCTCTTCGCCGAGGAGTGCCAGGCGTCGCCGCGGTTCACGGAGATCGCGCGCGTCACCGTGCGGCTGTACGGCTCGCTCGGCGCGACCGGGCTCGGACACGGCACGCCCGACGCGGTCGTCGCGGGGCTCGCGGGCCTCGCGCCCGAGACGTGCGATCCGGACGAGGTGCGCGGCCGCTGGTCCGGGCTCGGCGAGGGCGTCGACGTGCCGCTCGCGGGGATCCACCCGGTGCGCATGGTGGGCCGCGACCTCACGTTCGAGCCGTTCACGCGCCTCCCCCGGCATCCCAACGCGATGCACCTGGCCGCGCTCGACGCCGACGGCGGCACGGTGCTCGAGAGCACGTGGTTCTCGGTCGGCGGCGGCTTCGTGCTGCGCGAGGACCAGGCGCCGTCCGCCGTGCTGCCCACGGGGCTCCCGCACTCCTTCTCCAACGCCGACGAGCTCATCGAGCTGGCCGAGACCACAGGGCGCTCCATCGCCGACGTCGCGCGCGACACCGAGGAGTCGATCCACGGATCCCGCCGCGCGGTCGCCGGGCTCGACGCGATCTGGGACGCGATGGCCGCGTGCGTGACCGCGGGGCTCGGCGGCCAGGGCACGCTGCCGGGTGGGCTCAACGTGCGGCGGCGGGCGGCGCGCGTCGCGTCGCAGCTGGCCTCGATCGACGCCGAGGGCACGCGCGACACGTCGCACGAGTGGCTGCACGCGTTCGCGCTCGCGGTGAACGAGGAGAACGCGTCCGGCGGGCGCGTGGTCACTGCACCCACGAACGGCGCGGCCGGCATCATCCCCGCGGTCGGCTCCTACTACCTGCGGTTCGTGCCGGGCGCCGACCGCGACGGGATCCGCGACTACCTCCTCACTGCGACCGCCATCGGGTCGCTCGTGAAGGCCAACGCGTCCATCTCGGGCGCGGAGGCCGGCTGCCAGGGCGAGGTCGGCACGGCGTGCGCGATGGCGGCGGGCGCCCTCTGCGCGGTGCTCGGCGGATCCCCGCGGCAGGTCGAGAACGCGGCCGAGATCGCGATGGAGCACCACCTCGGCCTCACGTGCGATCCCGTGGGCGGGCTCGTGCAGATCCCGTGCATCGAGCGCAACGCGATCGCCGCCTCCACCGCCGTCAACGCCGCGCGCATGGCGCTGCACGGCGACGGCACGCACCTCGTCTCCCTCGACACCGTGATCGAGACCATGCGGCAGACGGGCCTCGACATGTCCACCAAGTACAAGGAGACGTCCACGGGCGGGCTCGCGGTCAACGTCATCGAGTGCTGA
- a CDS encoding SdpI family protein encodes MGVPALLLAVAALLILGTTQLAAWGALKRNGWIGIRTRPLMVSDASWKAGHQAALPALRSTCLPVAIGGVIGGIAAGAGMNSVASWGGLLLVGGIVWSTFRAGQAAKRVTRRQDAERQDAERWDRPPRIRHD; translated from the coding sequence ATGGGTGTCCCCGCGCTGCTGCTCGCCGTCGCGGCGCTGCTGATCCTCGGCACCACGCAGCTCGCGGCCTGGGGCGCGCTCAAGCGCAACGGCTGGATCGGGATCCGCACGCGCCCCCTCATGGTGAGCGATGCGTCATGGAAGGCCGGGCACCAGGCCGCCCTCCCGGCGCTCCGCAGCACGTGCCTGCCCGTCGCGATCGGCGGCGTCATCGGCGGGATCGCGGCCGGCGCCGGCATGAACAGCGTCGCCAGCTGGGGTGGGCTGCTGCTCGTCGGCGGGATCGTCTGGAGCACGTTCCGCGCGGGGCAGGCGGCGAAGCGGGTCACGCGCCGCCAGGACGCCGAGCGGCAGGACGCCGAGCGCTGGGACCGGCCGCCGCGGATCCGGCACGACTAG
- a CDS encoding IS481-like element IS1121 family transposase, translating to MSHGNARLTVHGRVLLVRRVVEDRRPVAHVARELGVSRQCAHRWVNRFRAEGLRGLTDRSSRPRSVPRRTSPERERAVLEARAQLRAGPARLAPVTGVPSRTISRILRRHGAPPLAWLDPVTGAVIRASRSTAHRYEHEHPGDLIHVDVKKLGRIPDGGGWRVHGRSEQVRGRGIGFDYVHAAVDDHTRLAYAEIHPDEKGATAAGFLTRAAAYFAGRGITRIERVITDNAFAYRHSTAFKNAVQDLGARQKFIRPHCPWQNGKVERFNRTLATEWAYRQPFTSNQHRADALDPFIEHYNTERIHSSHGLTPAARVSPTS from the coding sequence ATGTCCCACGGTAATGCTCGTCTGACGGTTCACGGGAGGGTTCTCCTCGTGCGGCGGGTGGTGGAGGATCGTCGGCCGGTCGCGCACGTCGCGCGGGAGCTGGGGGTGTCGCGGCAGTGCGCGCATCGATGGGTGAACCGGTTCCGTGCCGAGGGGCTGCGAGGGCTGACGGATCGGTCATCGCGGCCCCGGTCAGTACCGAGGCGAACGAGCCCGGAGCGGGAACGGGCCGTGCTGGAAGCGCGGGCCCAGTTGCGGGCGGGTCCTGCGCGGCTGGCGCCGGTGACAGGTGTTCCATCCCGTACGATCTCCCGCATCCTGCGCCGGCACGGGGCGCCGCCGTTGGCATGGTTGGACCCCGTCACCGGGGCCGTGATCCGGGCATCCCGGTCAACGGCGCACCGGTATGAGCACGAGCATCCGGGTGATCTGATCCACGTGGACGTGAAGAAGCTCGGGAGGATCCCGGACGGAGGCGGCTGGCGGGTCCACGGGCGCAGCGAGCAGGTCCGCGGCCGCGGGATCGGGTTCGATTACGTCCATGCCGCGGTCGATGACCACACCCGTCTCGCCTACGCGGAGATCCATCCCGATGAGAAAGGCGCGACCGCGGCCGGGTTCCTGACCCGCGCAGCGGCGTACTTCGCCGGGCGCGGGATCACCCGGATCGAGCGGGTCATCACGGACAACGCGTTCGCCTACCGGCACTCGACCGCGTTCAAGAACGCCGTCCAGGACCTGGGCGCGCGGCAGAAGTTCATCCGCCCGCACTGCCCCTGGCAGAACGGCAAGGTCGAGCGCTTCAACCGGACCCTCGCGACCGAGTGGGCCTACCGGCAACCCTTCACCAGCAACCAACACCGCGCCGACGCGCTTGACCCCTTCATCGAGCACTACAACACTGAACGAATCCACTCAAGCCACGGGCTCACGCCCGCGGCCCGAGTGTCACCAACGTCATGA
- a CDS encoding glycoside hydrolase family 10 protein, with product MSVAFCAYPWDLIDDPDAVTRVRAAGADGVAIAAAYHSVRAATPLHPRHRIVDARSAALYLPVREGAWGELRPDDDTPWVGPDAFARAAAIARAAGLRVEAWIVLTHSTSVGTRNPGSCVVNAFGEAYPYALCPARPEVREYATALVAETARAVDLDGVMLEACGPMGLGHLGHHEKTAGADWSAEAEALLSICFCTVCVGLLAEEGEDPDALRADVRARVDADGGLDGLDAVLRVRSRARRQLLDACLAAARDAGVDRVVVHAQADPWATGPFAALLDDLDEVDGVVVLDAVAHDADAMRALRERLPGIPLGGYLWALPPATPASIRAGWPAAVRGIDDTYVYHLGLVGRDRLAAVGDALREAGSPA from the coding sequence ATGAGCGTCGCGTTCTGCGCCTACCCGTGGGACCTGATCGACGACCCCGACGCTGTCACGCGGGTCCGGGCCGCGGGCGCCGACGGCGTCGCCATCGCGGCCGCGTACCACTCGGTGCGGGCCGCGACGCCGCTGCATCCGCGGCACCGCATCGTGGACGCGCGCTCCGCGGCGCTGTACCTGCCGGTGCGCGAGGGGGCCTGGGGCGAGCTCCGGCCCGACGACGACACCCCGTGGGTCGGCCCGGACGCGTTCGCCCGGGCCGCCGCGATCGCGCGCGCCGCGGGCCTCCGGGTCGAGGCGTGGATCGTCCTCACGCACTCGACGTCGGTCGGCACGCGCAACCCGGGCAGCTGCGTCGTCAACGCGTTCGGCGAGGCGTACCCGTACGCGCTCTGCCCCGCGCGCCCCGAGGTGCGTGAGTACGCGACGGCGCTGGTCGCCGAGACGGCCCGGGCGGTGGACCTCGACGGCGTGATGCTCGAGGCGTGCGGCCCCATGGGCCTCGGCCACCTCGGGCACCACGAGAAGACCGCGGGCGCCGACTGGTCGGCCGAAGCCGAGGCGCTGCTGTCCATCTGCTTCTGCACGGTGTGCGTCGGGCTGCTCGCGGAGGAGGGCGAGGATCCGGACGCGCTCCGCGCCGACGTGCGCGCCCGCGTCGACGCGGACGGCGGGCTCGACGGGCTCGACGCCGTCCTGCGCGTGCGCAGCCGGGCCCGGCGGCAGCTCCTCGACGCGTGCCTCGCCGCCGCGCGTGACGCCGGCGTCGACCGCGTCGTCGTGCACGCGCAGGCGGATCCGTGGGCCACCGGGCCGTTCGCCGCGCTCCTCGACGACCTCGACGAGGTGGACGGCGTCGTGGTGCTCGACGCCGTGGCCCACGACGCCGACGCGATGCGCGCGCTCCGCGAGCGGCTGCCCGGCATCCCGCTCGGCGGCTACCTCTGGGCGCTGCCGCCGGCGACGCCTGCGAGCATCCGCGCCGGCTGGCCCGCGGCCGTGCGCGGGATAGACGACACGTACGTGTACCACCTCGGCCTCGTCGGGCGGGATCGCCTGGCTGCTGTGGGCGACGCGCTGCGCGAGGCGGGCTCGCCGGCCTAG